One genomic region from Entelurus aequoreus isolate RoL-2023_Sb linkage group LG14, RoL_Eaeq_v1.1, whole genome shotgun sequence encodes:
- the LOC133664383 gene encoding GA-binding protein alpha chain-like yields the protein MSKGEGEEMIEIEIDEREKQGCLEEGMEEQTIMASDLIQQDIDINEPVGNLKKLLEPRIQIPLEAYDICLQDIQLHPDHSLFDQGVKTDGTVQLSLQIITKPGEEKLNILEIVKPVETVEVVIDPDAAGEEGSLVEEGQLIAVERSGLSDETSEQVTRWAAALEGYRKEQVRLGIPYDPLLWTADQVIHWAVWVMKEFSIDEMEIGSIHIPGRDLCSFNQDEFLQKVPNGEILWSHLELLRKYVLASQDQSGGDATVTIDQPVQIIPAQVSTPTAIKVMKQNRGPRTPRISGEERSSPGNRTGNNGQIQLWQFLLELLTDKDARDCISWVGEEGEFKLNQPELVAQKWGQRKNKPTMNYEKLSRALRYYYDGDMISKVQGKRFVYKFVCDLRTLIGYSAAELNGLVTECEQKKMSRMQMHHQPITTVTLATTTLDKDS from the exons ATGTCAAAGGGCGAAGGAGAAGAGATGATAGAGATCGAGATCGACGAACGTGAAAAACAAGGATGCCTGGAGGAAGG CATGGAGGAACAGACCATTATGGCATCGGATCTAATTCAGCAAGACATCGACATCAACGAGCCAGTGGGCAATTTGAAGAAGCTTTTGGAGCCACGCATCCAGATCCCACTAGAAGCATATGACATATGCTTGCAGGACATTCAG CTGCACCCTGATCACAGCCTCTTCGATCAGGGCGTCAAAACAGACGGCACTGTGCAGCTCAGCTTGCAGATTATTACCAAACCAG GTGAGGAGAAGTTGAACATTTTGGAGATTGTGAAACCGGTGGAGACAGTGGAGGTGGTGATCGACCCGGACGCCGCCGGGGAGGAAGGCTCCCTAGTGGAGGAGGGACAGCTCATCGCTGTAGAGCGGTCTGGCCTGTCCGACGAGACCTCGGAGCAGGTCACACGCTGGGCCGCCGCACTGGAAGGCTACCGCAAAGAGCAAGTGCGACTCGGCATACCATACG ATCCGCTCCTGTGGACAGCTGACCAAGTGATCCACTGGGCCGTGTGGGTTATGAAGGAATTCAGTATAGACGAGATGGAAATCGGCAGCATTCACATCCCAGGTCGTGACCTCTGCTCTTTCAACCAAGATGAATTCCTTCAGAAAGTGCCAAACGGAGAGATACTGTGGAGTCACCTTGAGCTGCTACGCAAAT ATGTGTTGGCGAGCCAGGACCAGTCTGGAGGGGATGCCACGGTCACAATTGATCAAC CTGTGCAGATAATCCCGGCTCAAGTCAGCACACCCACTGCCATTAAGGTGATGAAGCAAAACCGTGGGCCTCGAACGCCTCGCATCTCAGGAGAGGAGCGCAGTTCACCTGGCAACCGCACAG GCAACAACGGTCAGATCCAATTGTGGCAGTTCCTGCTGGAGTTGCTGACGGACAAAGACGCAAGAGACTGCATTTCCTGGGTGGGCGAGGAAGGGGAGTTCAAACTCAACCAGCCCGAGCTGGTGGCACAGAAGTGGGGCCAGCGCAAGAACAAACCCACCATGAACTATGAGAAACTTAGCAGAGCCCTCAG GTATTACTACGACGGCGACATGATCAGCAAGGTGCAAGGTAAGCGCTTCGTCTACAAATTTGTGTGCGACCTGAGGACTCTGATCGGCTACAGCGCCGCCGAGCTCAACGGCCTGGTGACAGAATGCGAGCAGAAGAAAATGTCGCGGATGCAGATGCACCACCAGCCCATCACCACGGTGACGCTGGCCACCACCACGCTGGACAAGGACAGTTGA